The DNA region TCATAAGGACATTATGGGACCCTGCCGCCGCTATTTCCATAGCATGCTTCGCCATGATCTGTCCCTGCACCTCGGCAAAATCCACATCACTCAACTTAGATTCCGCCGCTTCCCGCCGCTTGGCAGGAGCCATCGGGCTATGCCCCAAAAGATACTCCACCAGTTCGCCAAGCGTCTTTGGCGCGTACACAGTCACATTTTCACAAAGAAGAGCCTCCCCGGCAACTGCAGGGCTCATGAAAAAAGTAGAAATCCCCGCTTCCCGTCCGGCAAGAACCATGGAAAGCACACCAGGCACCGAGCGTATTTCCCCCTGCAAAGAAAGCTCTCCGATGAACATCACCGATGCAAGAGCCTCTTTCGGAATCACCCCGCTTGCCGCCAGTACCCCCATGGCAATCGGCAGATCAAGACAGGAACCGTCCTTCTTCAAATCCGCAGGCGCCAAATTCACCGTTACCTTTTCAATAGGAAAAAAATATCCGGAATTCCGTATCGCCGACTGGACACGCTCCTTCGACTCCTTCACAGAAACCGCAGGCAGCCCGACAATATCAAAAGCCGGTGACGCACGGCTGATATCCACCTCCACAGTAATCACATGACCATTCAACCCAAACGTACATGTCCCAAACACCTGCGCAAACATGGCATCTCCCTCTCTCAGAACGCATTCCTTGTATGACGTAAGCGCACCGCACGCCCCGGCGCCATCATGACTTCCACCACATCAAAACGGATCCGGACATCATGCAAATGACGCGCTAAAAGAAATACCTCCGCTGTATAACGGATATGCCGCTGCTTATACACAGTCACCGCCTCAATCGGTTCCCCATATAAACGGCTCCGCCGGGTCTTTACCTCGATAAATACAAAAACGCTTCCGTCCTTCATGATGAGATCGATTTCCCCATGTTTACACCTGAAATTCCGGGTGACCAAAGTCATCCCCTTCTCCTCCAGGTACAAACAAGCCCGATCCTCACCCATCCGTCCGAAAGCTGTATTTCCCATAGCGCCTCTCTATTTACCACTCTCTTCCTTTCTTATTATTGTAAGTAAAAAGAAATGCAATAGTCAAATGCAATCTGCATACTGAAACATTGAAATTACTCCATCATCGTTTTTTCTGCCCCTCATTCAGGGATTCTTTTTTTATTGTCCGCAAGTATGAAACGAATAATCCTAATGATCTGGCGTTTCCGTCCCCTTATTCGGGGATTCTTTTTTTATTCAATATCGAGGGGAGCCCGAACGGAGTGATCGCCGTCGCTAGTTTCCGTCCCCTCATTCGGGGATTCTTTTTTTATTTCCCTTTTCCTGGTTGGACAGGTATTTCCTGACCACGTTGGGTTTCCGTCCCCTCATTCGGGGATTCTTTTTTTATGGTATATAGATATGGATGACACGAGAGACAAGATAAAACACGTTTCCGTCCCCTCATTCGGGGATTCTTTTTTTATACAAAATATCAGAATGCGTTCAGAAAAAAATTCTTAGGTTTCCGTCCCCTCATTCGGGGATTCTTTTTTTATGATTTTATTTGAACAGCGGAAAGAAAGTTGATGTACGCGTTTCCGTCCCCTCATTCGGGGATTCTTTTTTTATATGAGGACGCCAGCTGTGGTGTCACTGTCGTCGTCGACGGTTTCCGTCCCCTCATTCGGGGATTCTTTTTTTATCGCCTCATGTTCCCCAACATAAAGGGGAATTTAATAAAAGTCGTTTCCGTCCCCTCATTCGGGGATTCTTTTTTTATTGATGAAAATCAGTAGCGTTATTGGCAGGTTCTTGCAAAGTTTCCGTCCCCTCATTCGGGGATTCTTTTTTTATACGCCGTGGGGATACTGGAACTTGTACCATATGCTGAAGTTTCCGTCCCCTCATTCGGGGATTCTTTTTTTATATCGGGCAAGTTGAGTTAGTGCCCTACAGTACCAACGTTGTTTCCGTCCCCTCATTCGGGGATTCTTTTTTTATCACAGCTACTATCGTCCACGACGACTTCAATGCCGTTTGCCTGTTTCCGTCCCCTCATTCGGGGATTCTTTTTTTATAATGGGCGGAAAGTGAGGACATCATGAAAATCTCAAGCAGTTTCCGTCCCCTCATTCGGGGATTCTTTTTTTATACTGTCGTTATGATATGCCGCCAAGTCTGAACATTTTTGCTATCTTTCGGCGGATCCTCCATTTCCTTGCACAAAAAGGCTCCCCTCTGACGCAATCCATACATTTCTCTCCGTACCCATCGGCATCGGCGCGGATTAAATCTTTTTTTCATCCATATTGTACCGTCTCCAATTCCTCTTAATCAATATATTATCACATCGTCTTCTTTTATATCACCTATGCCCCACGATCTTACTCTTGTATGGTCATAGAGAATATAAATACGCAATGAATCTTGCTCCGCATTTATGATTCTGCTCGCCAGTTCCGATATACATTCGTATTGTTTGGGTGTCAGAAATCCTTCAAATGCGGATTTTTGCACGCGCACGGCAAACTGCTCCAGACAGCGTACCATAGATAATCTTCTTTTATTATCCGTGATGTCATAAATGATGAGAACAATATACCGATTATCGTCTGTCGGCCGCACTCTGATTTCTATTTCTTCCATTATCGTATAACCATCGGCTTTAATTTCTCTACATCTCTTTGATGCACAGCAAGACTATAGGAGTCACATTCCATTTGTATGGTATGGCGCCAGGAATATGTTCCCTGAAAATAACGATTCACCGTACGCATTTTCCTTTCATATGCTTGCAGGAATATGCGCCGTCCAATCCGATTCAGATAAATCCCCCCATTTTCTCCTTTCACAAAATAATCTTTAGATATTTCCCGGTGCGTCACAAGGGAGAGGCAGAAAGCATCCACCACAGCCGGTCTCCATGGTTCCATGAGATCGGACGCTAATGCAGGATGTCCATTTCTCAGTGCATGAAGAAATCCTATATAAGGATGAAGGCCGCAGTTTACGATTGCACTGTAAAAATCATACATAAGGAGGGTATACCCGAAACTAAGAAGGGAATTGAAATAATCCCGGGGAGGACGCTTCGTACGCTTTTCAAACCGGAATTCTTCAGGAAGGATATGCCCTATCGCCTGAAAATAGATTCGTGCCATCATCCCTTCATATCCCATGACTTCTTCGACGGAATGAGCCATATGCAGCTTATCTGCTAATATCCGTATGTCACTTCTTACTTTTTCAATAAATGGATCCTCGGCACGGCGGTTATAATTCCGCAATATGGTTCTTTGATTATATACTTTCCCAAACACAACTCTTTTCGCAAGCGCAAGGCAGAAGTCCTTATCTGCCAACGCGTCAAACTGTTCTTTCTGGCGCAATACATTCTGATGATCCGTGGATTCCAGGCGGCCGAAAAAGCGTCCTGTCGAGGAGATCCATGTCAAAGGAATATTTCTTTCCAAAAAATCTACAATGACGGATGATGATATCTGGATAGAGTCAAACAATGTGACACCTTCTACCACGGCAGACGGTACTTCGCAGATCGTTTCATTCTCACGACTGATCACATATCGTCCGCCCTGCCGATTAAGCTTTGCCCCCGGTTCGGTGACATAGATCCAGCTCACGTCCGATAACCTTCTTTCTATAAACTATCTATGATGGAATTATTTAATTCACCATAATCCCATTGGAACTTTTGACCTCGAATCAAATCTGATGCCCGATGTAAATAATTTAATATATCCCGAGAATCTAATCCTGCATCAGCAATTCCGCTTCTTTCTTTGCCCTTTGACCACTCCCTTATAATATTTTCCGTCAAGTTCATGACTATTTTATGCGCCACTTTATTTCTTATATTCTCTGATACAATGCTTAAACGGACAAATATTTTCTTAATTTCAATATCTCGTCCATTTGAAGATATCCCAGAATTAATGATCCATTCACAAATATACGCCATATTTGAAATAGATAAATCACTGTCCTTAAATCCGCCAGAGCGTTTATATTGATGATTCAAATGCTCCAACAACGTATTATTATATCGTCCTATTTTTTCTCTTTTTAATACATACCTGACATCCCCATCTTCATCTCGGCGAATCTCACTACATGCGTTTAAGTCAAATAACGTTCTCTGCTCCAAAGATATCGCGTAATCTGTCGCTAACTTCGTACAAATTGGTGTTGTTTTTACAATAAATTCATACAGCTGCTTTTTCCTTTGCCTAAGTTCCATGACACGGAAAAACTCTTCAAAATCTCCTGCCTTGCTGATTAAAGGTTTCCCATTATAAGAGGGAATAATTTTGTTGGCATCCTTCCACATCAAATTCCTTCTGCAAACCGCGTGACGCAAAAGCTTTTCCGATATATCAGAAAACAGATGCCGATTCTGTCTCAAAAGCTGCAGCGCGCCTTCATACTCATAATTTTCCACCAGAGATATAATTTGCCATTTCACACTGTGTTTTTTGAGCAGAGAAAGTTTCGCCTCCTTGCAGCGATTGGGGGCAGCGGGATCATTATCATCATTACAATCCAGCATTTCCACCAGTCCCGGTGTTTCTTCCGGATGATTTTTACTATTTGAGCTTTTTCCCGGAGTTAAAACCTGAATAGCTTTAGTCTCCGGATAGTCCAGCCCTATAAGCCCCATGACTGTTTTGATCTGCGGTGTGCCGGAGCTGAGATTCAGCAGCCATTCCTCATCAGGGTACTGTTCATACTTCTCATGGAATACATCCTGCAAAACCGTCAGTCTTTCATATATATGGGGCTCGGTAATTCCGCTCCTGATGAATTCGATCTTACATTGGGGTGCTACTTTTTGTATCCCTTTTGTATAACATTCGCTCTCTGCTTCCTTATCTTCCATTTCTTTCGTAAGAAATACAAAGATGCGGTCTACCGGCGCATAATGACGGAGAATATGCAGCATCCCGCCATCATGATATCCTCTCACCGGATCCGTATCTCCTACAGGTGTAAATAAGATTCTCATAACTGCTCCTTTTTTTGATAATAAGCAATATTCGAATGAACTGCGCCCATCCCCATAGCCGTCTTTATACCTATCCCCGCATAATCGGCAAAGGCAGCAAGCATAGACGCCATACGGCGTGTTATGTCATCTTTAAAAAGGCCAAGCCGTATATTTCCCCGGAATGCCCGTATGCGCCTCCCTTCCACGGAGAAAGGATGGGTATGCAGCCGGTAATCCGTGATACACATAAATTCCGCCAGTTTATCCCCCAGCCGTTCTTCTCCCAGCACCATGCTGTCAGAATATACATTCCATTTCCGGATCAGGTTGTTAAAAACAAGCAGAAGCTCCGGAAAGATTTTGTATTCTCCATTTTTTTTGAACGAAGCGGATGTAAGAAAATCCAATTCTATATGATGGATCTTTTCCGTTCCTGTCCAGAATCGCTCTTCCAGTCCCTGAAATGAGTCTTTCTTCAGTATACTGAATTTTCCTACCTCTACTTCATATCCCTTTTGCTCCAAAAAAAGAGAGGTTTTCTGCATCATCGGCCGGAGTATATGGTCAAAAGCTTCTTCTGTCAGCACCGCTATCCGCCAGTAAGGGTTCCCCTCTTTCACCAAAAGATATTGGCTGTACGGGCGAATCTGCTGTTCATGCATCTTTTCCGCCCATTCTCTATCCAACTCGCTGATTAACGCGCCATGAAAAACCGATCCGAATGACTGGTTCAGCAGAATACCTTCCGGTAACCGCAGTTCCGTTTCTGCCAATGTCAGCATAATTCTTCTTCCACTTCTAACTTGCACATTCCCATGACCTGATAAGAATTTCCCCGCTTCGCCAATTTCAAGGTATGCGGAGAAATATGTTCGCCTTGATTATGATGTCCTCTTTTGAATTGCTCCGCCATCAGCCGCTTCACCACATCCCGTCCTGTTTTCAGATCGGGTGCCAGCGCATAGATAACGGTCTTGCTCAAAAAGCCCGCTCCTCCACCGAGCAATAAATCAGTATGCTGCATTTCCTGTATTTCATCGGTATCCCCAAATGACTTCCATAGCAATTCACACTGGAAATCAACAAAATCCTGTAAGCATTGAATAAGCCCCTTCGTGTCAGAAATCCCCAAAGCTTTCATTCCCACGCTGTCAATTCCCAGCTTAAAATTCACTGTATCGCCGGGCGCCATGCACTCCCGCCAAAGGGAAATGGTATGCGGATTATCTTCCTTTTCTCCGAAATCCGCCTTTTGCACAATGATACCTGCCTTGGAAGCGGTACTGCTGTCTCCCACAGTGAGAGCACGGAAGCAGCTGTTGACCATATTCCGCTTCCCGTCAGTGCCAATGGGTATAAAAATCTCTTTTTCCAGTTTATCCAGGACATTTCCTATATTTCGATTAAGGTAATTTGCTCTCTTAGCAATATTAAATATCTCATTCCAGTATTTTTCATACCTTTCCCTATCTTTTCTTATCATGGCAGCGATTATGGCGGTGCGGAAAGCCCCTTTCAGACTGGAACCGGGTATGTACATCCTGCCCTTACTGTCCTTGATAAAGGTATGAACATCATTTAAGGCATTCCTTGGATTCTTTGAGTAAGGAACATCCGCCGTTTCCGGTTTTGACAACACACCGCTATCGACCAGGTCCCTTATCAGTCTTTTTAATGATTCCGGCTGACGATCATTTCTTTTACATGTATTCAAAAAATCATAAATGGAGAAATGCTTAAACTTTCTATGAATTTCAGAAACAAAGCTGTCCAGCAGTTTTTCTTTTTCTAAAAATTCCGCCCATTTCGATTCGTTTAGAAAATAAATATGAGCTTTTTTCCCGTTGTCCTCATATACATACTGATTTTTTTGATATATATCTCCACTGCCGATATGCACCGGTGACTGGCAGGTCAGTTTCATTTTCCAATATTTCATCATAACGGCAGCCCCACAAATAATCCTCTACCATATTTATAGACAGGATGCGGTGCCGAACCATTATTCACGTCGGCAATCCGTCCCTCTAACCGCTTGGAAAAACAGGCGCCTGACGCTATCATATACACGCTATTGGTTTTCGCAGCGCTTATCATGTCTCTTGACCATGCAAAGCCGCCCCGCTTAATGATTTTTCCCGTACCGGCCGATACATCCTTCACCTCCGATTTTTCCGGAAGAAAGGAAGAAAGCGACATATAACAATCGGAATGATCGGCACACAGCATTTTATACAAGGAAACATCATCCCCGCCGTAGGTATCCTCATCACTTAACGCCAAAGGGTCATCCTCAAATATGTACTTCCCGAATCCGCTGCTTCTTTTTCCCCCGATTCCCGCCATTCCCAAAAGCTTAATAAGCGGTTCCAACCTTTCCGCAAGCTCCTCACTTCCCGAAAGGATAAAATATAAACCGGCATCAGGCATAAAGTGATATGCCCCGATTCCATAGGGATGCCTTTCTCTGGCATTATACTGCGTACGGATTTCTTCCTTTCCAAAATCAGGCTGGACAGATACATCCCGTCCCTGTAAATAAATCTCCATTTCCGAAGCACGGATAAAAGAACGTTTCTTATGCTTTTTCCTTTCTCCCGACTGCGCTCTTACCTCTTCATAAGAAAGCGTTTCTACCAGATCAGAATTCTTTTGATACATTACGGGACGAGGCAGGTATAACTCGTAACAATGGTTTGCCTTCTTCCACGGAAACAAATCCGAAACCCGCAAGTTTCCCAGCCGAACATTCTCTATTACACATTCCAAAAGTTCCTGCGAAATATCCGCAGCTTCCCGGCAGAGCGCGCTGAAAAAAGTATCCGCCCTGCAATAAGATAAAATTTCCCCAAGACCTCCACCTTCTGCCACATCACCGAAGTGTACCGGAGAGGTAAAGTGGAACAGTATGATTTCATGCCTCATAATTTTGATCCCTCAAACTCCTGTGCCAATGCAGCCTGTTCTTCCATTTCTGCTGTCTGCGGATCCATTTTCTGTACATGGAACGAGGAAAACGCAATCCTGCCATAACCGCGGGATCCATGTCCCCCAAGATAGTCTAACTGCAGCAAGCGGAATCCTCTGCACAGTACTTCCATATCCTCTTTCATCTGGTTCTCGTCTTCGATGTTATAAACCAGCTGGAAATCAAATTCCATCCCTGCGGGTACCCGTTCAATCATCCGGGGATTGGCCACACCGGTCCCCCGATTAATCGTATTTTCCGCTTTAATCTCTCCTAAGTAGGTATCTGTATCTAAGTTTTTAAACTTATTCCTGCTTTCTGCTTTAACGAATGCGTCCCTGAACTGCAATCGCGCGGGTTTGGTTTCTGTTTTTGAGCTGATGCCGAATAATCTGGCCACGACCGCTTCATCCTCTTCCGGCGAAGGGAGAGCAGCCATGCCGTCCCGTACCCTGGCTAAAAGCGTCCTCATCTTTCCTTTTAAAGAACTCCCAGGAATGATCGGCGCCTTTGTCAACGGATCCCTGATAAAAGGACTGTCTACAGCGCCAATCGGCGCAAAATCGCTGGAATCACCGATATGCAATCCCGTCTTCACTGTAAGTACCGCTCCAATCAGCAATTTCCCTTTTAACTGTACCTGTGCCATGATTAGTCCTTCCCTCCGTAAAATTTATGAAAAGCCACCAATGCTTCAATATAATGGGCAAATTTTTCATATTCTTTTGTACTGCTTTTTATCCCGTCAATCAGGCTTATTAATCCGGCTTCTTTTTCGAAGTCTTCAACCGGATTTCCCCATTTACTCCTATTCCGTCCAATCTGATAAGCTAACTTTACTTTCAGATACTTGATTTGCGCCTGCAATTCCACAGGTAATGTATCATACTCATCTGTCTTCTCTAATTTATAGGCATTCACTTTTTCGGTCACTGTATTTACGGCTGTCAAAAATTTCCGTATCTGCGATGTAGTAACCATTTGCCCCTTTCGAGATAAATTTCCCATCACCTGCTGCGCCCGATCCACGATCTTATTTTCTTCCAGCATCATGCTTCCTCCTTGTCACGCATACGATAAATAATGAACTGAAGAGCTGTCACCAATTCTTTTCGTTCTTCTTCCTTCACCGCCCACTGATAAAACCAGCTTCTTACCTTCTCATAACAGGGCTGCAATTCTTTCCCCTTCGGCTTCAATCGCGCCAATGTGTAAGCAAACCGCGCCAAGTCCATCCTATCCCCGGCAGCTCCCTGCAGCAAGTTCATTAATTTGTATAAAAGCGATTTACCTGCGGAGATACGATCATTTCTTTTATTGTTGCCATTGATACCATCCAGCAGCATATGCTCCATAAGGAACTTTATTTTTTCACCGTGAACTTTCTCTATGAATTCATCCCATGTATAAACAGCAGCATTTTCTTTTTCCGCTGCACCGCTATTCTTTTCATTTCGATGATATTCCGTACCACTGCCAAATAAAGCGATGCTGTTTTTTCCCGGACTGGTCTTCGCCAACTCTTCCAATTCCCCGGTGACCTCCGCCATACGGCTAATCGGATACGTGGAAGAATACAATCCCAAGCCGGCGGAAAAGGTAAGCTTTCCATTGGTATAAACCGAAAACGCACGTTTCAGATCAACGGCAAATCCCATCAGATCATCCCAGGCGCCGACAAGAAAAAGATCATCACCGCCGGAGTATACTACATGAATTTTTCTCGGCTCACCGTCTTTATCCTCAAAAAGATAAAATGGCTTTATGCCTTTGGGCAATTCTTTTTTACAAATACTATTGATTATCTTTCTAAAAAACAGCGCCATACTGCGTGATAGGGCAGCATATCGGGATAAAGTCGCATAGGCTTCCGGATTTTTATTCTCTTTATGTATAAAGCCTGCAATAAAGGCTGCTCCCAATCCATCTACATCTGCCCGAAGTACGCCAAGACGTTTAATTCCTTTTCCTGTCTTTTCTCCGGAACTTTCTGCCAGCTCATTGAAATCAAGCACTTTCCCCATCTCATTCTTTGCCGCATAGTCTGCCACCCACAAACGGGATGCCATGAATGACGACGTATAAGAGCCATTTTTATCATAAATCCGTTTCAGTATTCCGGCTTCAGCCCACTGCTTCAAATCATTTTGAGAAGCTGCTGTAAGCCAGCACAAACCGGAACATGCGGAAATCGGTATCGCCTTGTCCAACCCTTCCGCTTTTTCTGAAAGAACAGCAAAAACACTTCTTTTATCATCAATCAGTGCTTTTCCTAAATAATACAGCCCGTTGCAGACTTCACAAACCTCTATACCCGTGCTGTCATTTGATTCATTTCCTTTGTAAGGCCCCAGTCTGTTTGTCGAAACATGGCATATACCACATTCACGAGCTCCCTGATCCGCTCTATTTATATTGCTGTTTTCATCAAATATTTCGGTCAATATATCCGGACCATATCTGGATGCCTTTGCTGTAAAAACCTTTTCGGATACAGAACGAAATACATTCTTTTTATGATGTACTGTATCAGATTCCGCCATTAAATCATTGGCACAGAGAGGTTCACATCCCATCGCTAAATACAAAGTTCCGGAAAACAGCTTCACCAGTCCCTGATTTATTTTTTCCGCAACGGCTTTTGCGGTATCCTGTGTTTCCTTTGTATTATCTGCCAATATATAAAAATGCCCGCCGCTGCAATAAATCAAATTCGCTCGGGAAAGATGCAATTCTTCCAACAACTCATCCACTATATTTTCCAAAGCAATATCCAAGTAAAAAGAACGCCCGCGAAGCATACGCATCGCGCCTTCAGATCGGATACGGTATATAAATTTCTGTATGCCTGAAAAATCACCGGAAATCATCAGGAATACGTCCTTATTTCTGTTTTCTTTATTATGAGTAAAGCAAAACTCTTTATAATCCGTAATTTTCGACATTTCCATGTACTTCATCAGAACAGCTGCTATCGCGCCGGTCATTTTCATGTGATCATATAAAGAAATATCCGCATGTTCCTTCATATTTGTGCTTGACGGTACATAGATGAGTGTATCTTCCAATATACGCAGGAGCTCATTTTCTTCCATAGAAATCGGTGATTTTTTCCGAAAATTCTCTTCCAGATACCGCATGATGGATCTATATTGTCCCTGTGTCGCTATACTTTTATTTCCATGAGGAAAGTTATCTTTTTTTATCGCATCTAATTCATGTAAAGAAAAATAAGACGATTCCGCGTCCCCCGAAAAGACATTAAATATATTTTCCAGGCACAAATCGGAATCAAACTTCACACCCCTGTCATTAAGATCTCCTTCCACTTCCCGTCTGTCTGCTCCGGCTGCAATATTATCCGCTTCATATATAACATATGCCAGATCATCGGCACTCAATCCAGCGCCGGACAATTCCCTTCCATGATGATATTTTATACAGCGCAGCAGCTGCTCATCTGCTTCTGTATCCTTTAAAAATGTTTTAATAAAATCCGCACCAAGAACAGAATGTCTTGTCTTCTCATGTGTAGCACGTATACATACCTTCCCCACATCATGGAGCAGTCCCGCCTTTAACGCTAAAGAAATTTTCCCACTCATTTTTCCTCATCCTCACCATCACATAATAAAATCTTATCTTTACACTATATTTAATCATACCCAAAACTTCAAAACAAGTTAATGATTTATGAAAATCCTCCTCTAAAGTGACAAATCAGATAAACAAAACCGAACCTCTCCAAGCTGCCTATGCGGCAGTTAACACGCATCTATCTGCAGAAACGCTCAAGTATACTTTCTAAACTACCTATGCGGCAGTTAACTCCAATTTTGTGGCATCCGCCGGAAATGTTATTTTCTAAACTACCTATGCGGCAGTTAACTCCGGCAGGGGTGAGCGGAGACGGAAGCAACTTTTCTAAGCTGCCTATGCGGCAGTTAACAAATCACTTCCGTATAATGGTTTGGCGTACATTTTCTAAGCTGCCTATGCGGCAGTTAACTCCGGCAGGGGTGAGCGGAGACGGAAGCAACTTTTCTAAGCTGCCTATGCGGCAGTTAACGCTGAGGTAAACGGCGGAAAGATGACTATTCATTTCTAAGCTGCCTATGCGGCAGTTAACACGGCATGGAATCCGTCAATGCCGAAGCGTACTTTCTAAACTACCTATGCGGCAGTTAACGATAGGTTGCCCGGCGGCAATTTCTCCCAGAATTTCTAAACTACCTATGCGGCAGTTAACATTGGGACTTTATAGAGACTACATCGGCATTTTTTCTAAACTACCTATGCGGCAGTTAACGAGTAGCTTTTTTATTCATCAAAGCATACATATTTCTAAACTACCTATGCGGCAGTTAACATGCATAACAGCTTCAACGGCTTCCTGTTGGTATTTCTAAACTACCTATGCGGCAGTTAACATTGGCTTTTTCTTTTCTGCAGCATACGGTCTTTTCTAAACTACCTATGCGGCAGTTAACCTTTCTGATAACAATAAATCATTAAATTTTGCTTTCTAAACTACCTATGCGGCAGTTAACGATCAGTTTTTTATAACCGTAGATAGTGCTGTTTTCTAAACTACCTATGCGGCAGTTAACATGAAATTACCGATAATGCGTATATGTATATCTTTCTAAACTACCTATGCGGCAGTTAACGTGCAGTTGATTCGCGGGAATTAAGCCGCCAGTTTCTAAACTACCTATGCGGCAGTTAACTACTATAAAAGCTATCGGCATTTTATAAGATTTTTCTAAACTACTGGTGTTAGTATAAATTAGTGGACACATAAAATGCGACACATTAAACTTTTGTATAGGAAAGGATGTGTTGCAAATGGTGCATAACAACAAGAGGTATTCTGAGGAATTTAAGAAACAGATTGTAAACTTACACCTTTCCGGAAAATCAGTTAAAGCGCTCGCAAATGAATATAGCTTAGTCGAGCAAACAATTTACAAATGGAAGAAGCTCTATGCTCCTACTCTTCAAGTAAATGAGAAGCAAACTATTTCTATGAAGGAATATCAAAAACTCCAAAA from Dialister invisus DSM 15470 includes:
- a CDS encoding transposase, yielding MVHNNKRYSEEFKKQIVNLHLSGKSVKALANEYSLVEQTIYKWKKLYAPTLQVNEKQTISMKEYQKLQKKIHELELENEILKKATAIFAKEQ
- the cas10 gene encoding type III-A CRISPR-associated protein Cas10/Csm1, whose translation is MSGKISLALKAGLLHDVGKVCIRATHEKTRHSVLGADFIKTFLKDTEADEQLLRCIKYHHGRELSGAGLSADDLAYVIYEADNIAAGADRREVEGDLNDRGVKFDSDLCLENIFNVFSGDAESSYFSLHELDAIKKDNFPHGNKSIATQGQYRSIMRYLEENFRKKSPISMEENELLRILEDTLIYVPSSTNMKEHADISLYDHMKMTGAIAAVLMKYMEMSKITDYKEFCFTHNKENRNKDVFLMISGDFSGIQKFIYRIRSEGAMRMLRGRSFYLDIALENIVDELLEELHLSRANLIYCSGGHFYILADNTKETQDTAKAVAEKINQGLVKLFSGTLYLAMGCEPLCANDLMAESDTVHHKKNVFRSVSEKVFTAKASRYGPDILTEIFDENSNINRADQGARECGICHVSTNRLGPYKGNESNDSTGIEVCEVCNGLYYLGKALIDDKRSVFAVLSEKAEGLDKAIPISACSGLCWLTAASQNDLKQWAEAGILKRIYDKNGSYTSSFMASRLWVADYAAKNEMGKVLDFNELAESSGEKTGKGIKRLGVLRADVDGLGAAFIAGFIHKENKNPEAYATLSRYAALSRSMALFFRKIINSICKKELPKGIKPFYLFEDKDGEPRKIHVVYSGGDDLFLVGAWDDLMGFAVDLKRAFSVYTNGKLTFSAGLGLYSSTYPISRMAEVTGELEELAKTSPGKNSIALFGSGTEYHRNEKNSGAAEKENAAVYTWDEFIEKVHGEKIKFLMEHMLLDGINGNNKRNDRISAGKSLLYKLMNLLQGAAGDRMDLARFAYTLARLKPKGKELQPCYEKVRSWFYQWAVKEEERKELVTALQFIIYRMRDKEEA